One part of the Bdellovibrio bacteriovorus genome encodes these proteins:
- the thrS gene encoding threonine--tRNA ligase: MSQITIILPDNSTKVFDHEPTALEVASSIGPRLAKETLGVKINGSTEISDLRTVLKDQTKVALVTTKSPESVEVVRHSCAHIMAQAIQDIWPEVKVTIGPVIDNGFYYDFDSPFAFTEEHFEKIEKKMTDIVSKDLPIHRENWPIQKAIDTFKGMNERFKVELIEDLAKKGETTVGIYFNGTSWFDLCRGPHIQSTGQIKAFKLLSVAGAYWRGDEKNAQLQRVYATAFNDKKDLETYLHNIEEAKKRDHRKLGKELGMFYFNELAPGSPFFTGKGATVYNSLQTYLRELYFETGYQEVITPQIFDVNLFHTSGHYQNYKENMFFTKVDERDFASKPMNCPSHCLLYNSEKYSYRDLPIKMADFGRLHRYEKSGAMHGLTRVRTFCQDDAHIFCRMDQLQEEIAKFMNLLNRVYDKLGMSNYKIFLSTRPDNRMGSEEYWDMAEGALAEALNSLNLPFELNPGDGAFYGPKLDIMFVDALNRPWQLGTLQVDPNLPQAFDLKYTGEDNKEHRPVMLHRAILGSLERFIGVYLEHTAGHLPPWMMPVQVAILNVTDRVNTFCEELQNSLKGHNVRVEFDRRNEKLNYKIRESQLQKIPYMIIVGDKEAESRTVSLRLRDGSEHKGLTVDQVMNLITTDIKTRSLQSSLAKSATTN; this comes from the coding sequence ATGTCACAAATTACAATCATTCTGCCGGATAACTCTACGAAGGTTTTTGACCATGAACCGACAGCGCTGGAAGTGGCGTCGTCCATTGGCCCTCGCTTGGCCAAGGAAACTCTGGGTGTAAAAATCAACGGATCTACTGAAATTTCTGATCTTCGCACCGTTTTGAAAGATCAAACGAAGGTGGCTCTGGTCACTACAAAATCTCCTGAATCAGTTGAGGTTGTTCGTCACTCTTGCGCGCACATCATGGCGCAGGCAATTCAGGACATCTGGCCTGAAGTGAAAGTGACCATCGGTCCGGTGATCGACAATGGTTTCTATTACGACTTTGATTCTCCGTTTGCTTTCACTGAAGAGCATTTCGAGAAAATCGAAAAGAAAATGACCGACATCGTTTCCAAGGATCTGCCCATCCACCGTGAAAACTGGCCGATTCAAAAAGCGATCGACACCTTCAAGGGTATGAACGAGCGCTTTAAGGTCGAGTTGATCGAAGACCTGGCTAAAAAGGGCGAGACCACTGTGGGTATCTACTTCAACGGCACCAGCTGGTTTGACCTGTGCCGTGGTCCTCATATCCAATCCACCGGCCAAATCAAGGCGTTCAAACTTTTGAGTGTGGCGGGTGCGTACTGGAGAGGTGACGAGAAAAACGCCCAGCTTCAGCGCGTGTACGCAACTGCGTTCAACGACAAGAAGGATCTGGAAACGTATCTTCACAACATCGAAGAAGCGAAAAAACGCGATCACCGTAAACTGGGTAAAGAACTGGGCATGTTCTATTTCAACGAACTGGCTCCGGGTTCTCCGTTCTTCACGGGCAAGGGCGCGACGGTTTATAACTCTTTGCAGACTTATCTGCGTGAGCTGTATTTCGAAACCGGGTATCAGGAAGTGATCACGCCGCAAATCTTTGACGTGAACCTGTTCCATACTTCCGGGCACTATCAGAACTACAAAGAAAACATGTTCTTCACCAAGGTGGATGAGCGTGATTTTGCGTCCAAACCAATGAACTGTCCTTCTCACTGTTTGCTTTATAACTCTGAGAAGTATTCTTACCGTGATCTGCCAATCAAAATGGCGGACTTTGGTCGTTTGCACCGTTATGAAAAATCCGGTGCCATGCACGGTTTGACCCGTGTTCGTACGTTCTGTCAGGACGACGCGCACATCTTCTGCCGTATGGACCAGTTGCAGGAAGAAATCGCCAAGTTCATGAACCTGCTGAATCGTGTTTACGACAAGCTGGGCATGAGCAACTACAAGATCTTCCTTTCCACTCGTCCGGACAACCGTATGGGCAGTGAAGAGTACTGGGATATGGCAGAGGGTGCTTTGGCCGAAGCGCTGAATTCCCTGAATTTGCCATTTGAACTGAATCCCGGCGACGGGGCCTTCTATGGACCAAAGTTGGATATCATGTTCGTGGATGCGTTGAATCGTCCTTGGCAGTTGGGTACACTGCAAGTGGATCCGAATCTTCCGCAGGCGTTTGATCTGAAATACACGGGCGAGGACAACAAGGAACACCGTCCAGTAATGCTTCACCGTGCGATCCTGGGTTCTTTGGAGCGCTTTATCGGCGTTTACCTGGAACACACCGCAGGTCACCTGCCACCATGGATGATGCCGGTGCAAGTGGCGATCCTGAACGTGACGGACCGTGTGAATACGTTCTGTGAAGAGTTACAAAACTCTTTGAAAGGACATAACGTTCGCGTTGAGTTTGACCGCCGTAACGAGAAGTTGAATTATAAAATCCGTGAGTCTCAGCTGCAAAAAATCCCATACATGATTATCGTGGGGGATAAAGAGGCTGAATCCAGAACGGTTTCATTGCGTCTGCGAGACGGTTCAGAACACAAAGGTCTGACTGTGGATCAGGTGATGAATTTGATTACGACTGATATTAAAACAAGAAGTTTGCAGAGCTCTCTTGCGAAGTCTGCAACGACAAACTAG
- a CDS encoding PilZ domain-containing protein produces MIIRTENLSLRAVQAFLSWSHSQVKASFIFIAQHIENSVHQLILNRPDILVLRESERERIEQLVTRRLNGESLKSRKQDRMIVSSPVMLKKSVMAESSPTGAWVQFLREGHMVDFSQGGAQISLGQEPVQKKDFISLMYKNQHGVWVSVESQVRWVACSPEGEQIIGVQFLAVSA; encoded by the coding sequence GTGATTATTCGCACCGAAAACCTCAGTCTGCGTGCTGTTCAGGCCTTTCTTAGCTGGAGCCATTCACAAGTAAAGGCGTCGTTTATTTTTATCGCCCAACATATTGAAAACTCTGTACATCAACTTATTCTGAATCGCCCGGACATCCTTGTCCTGAGGGAGTCTGAACGCGAACGCATAGAACAGCTTGTGACGCGTCGCCTAAATGGTGAGAGCTTAAAAAGCCGCAAGCAGGATCGCATGATCGTCAGTTCGCCGGTGATGTTAAAGAAGTCCGTGATGGCCGAAAGTTCGCCGACCGGGGCGTGGGTGCAGTTCCTGCGTGAAGGGCATATGGTAGACTTTTCCCAAGGCGGGGCGCAGATCTCCCTGGGGCAGGAACCTGTCCAGAAAAAGGACTTCATTAGTTTGATGTACAAGAACCAGCACGGTGTCTGGGTGTCTGTGGAATCTCAGGTCCGCTGGGTCGCCTGTTCGCCCGAAGGAGAACAGATTATTGGTGTGCAATTTCTTGCGGTGAGTGCTTGA